In Trifolium pratense cultivar HEN17-A07 linkage group LG7, ARS_RC_1.1, whole genome shotgun sequence, a genomic segment contains:
- the LOC123896243 gene encoding uncharacterized protein LOC123896243: MSHSAKSSPTKTDAVPSPQMAINAIPLNTIPATSPTMRRKSVAKKAKSSRTNTNPSSPAAIKTRKGKKGKGESSKPFTMSELHINPLPSSGVATPVSNPTVENVTASGKISVNLGLNTPKSDKTLGVETPDMSENLGKSDTDKEAVPDKVVKETPEVIIVNETETTVSDKAAPTNSEASVARRTRSRAGKAVEATNTPVQTPKPSRAEKVTCKKPLYGPPKPVSKVVPRTETRKRKAPPTSDSEFEPETDCFDRLVKEFLINVAENCNDPRSPEYRQVFVRGKCVKFSPIVINQYLQRSSDEVAPLKATDNEVCKVLTGGRIKMVYEGRGQSIWWRDLLKIGREDNGDWFRSNISNVLGQRNAIHFWKDKWYGSDYL, from the exons ATGTCTCACTCGGccaaatcttcaccaacaaagACAGATGCTGTACCATCACCACAAATGGCGATAAATGCTAttcctctcaacaccatacctgccacaagtccaacgatgaggagaaaatcTGTTGCAAAGAAGGCTAAATCATCGCGAACGAATACAAATCCTTCCTCTCCCGCTGCAATTAAAACACGTAAAGGCAAGAAAGGGAAAGGTGAATCGAGTAAGCcttttacaatgtctgaacttcACATTAATCCACTACCATCAAGTGGTGTTGCAACGCCTGTCTCCAATCCTACAGTTGAAAATGTTACTGCATCTGGTAAGATTTCTGTTAATTTAGGTCTTAATACACCAAAATCTGATAAAACCCTAGGTGTAGAGACCCCTGATATGtctgaaaatttggggaaaagt gatACTGATAAAGAAGCTGTTCCTGATAAAGTTGTGAAAGAAACTCCTGAGgttataattgttaatgaaactGAAACTACTGTTAGCGACAAGGCTGCTCCTACAAATTCtgaggctagtgtggctaggaggactagaagtagggctggtaaagctGTAGAGGCTactaacacacctgtccaaacacccaaaccatcTAGGGCTGAAAAAGTTACTTGTAAAAAGCCCctatatggacctccaaaacctgtaagtAAGGTGGTTCCTAGAACTGAGACTAGGAAAAGGAAAGCTCCACCAACAAGTGATTCTGAGTTtgagccagagacagat tgctttGACAGGCTTGTtaaggaatttttgattaatgttgcTGAAAACTGCAATGATCCAAGAAGTCCTGAATATAGGCAAGTTTTTGTACGAGGAAAGTGTGTGAAATTCTcaccaattgtgattaatcaATATCTacaaagaagttctgatgaagtggctcctctaaaagccacagataatgagGTCTGCAAAGTCCTCACTGGTGGAAGAATTAAa ATGGTTTACGAAGGTAGAGGACAATCGATTTGGTGGCGTGATTTATTGAAGATAGGGAGAGAAGACAATGGCGACTGGTTCCGATCAAATATAAGTAACGTGCTGGGACAAAGGAATGCAATTCATTTTTGGAAAGACAAGTGGTATGGATCTGACTATTTGTGA